The following DNA comes from Nicotiana sylvestris chromosome 10, ASM39365v2, whole genome shotgun sequence.
TAGATGGTAAGGACAAGAATGAAAGGAAAGATCAAGGAGGTAAGGGAACCAGCAAGGTGCAACAACaggaaaataagaagaaagaaaaagatcaATCTCCTAATCCTACTCCTAATGGGACTAGGGGAGGTGACTCAAGGAAGCTGTCTGGTAAGGAAGGTGGAACTTCCACCTTAAATAAGGAAGAATTTGACTCGAGAAGAGTAAAAAAGGAAGTTGCGGAAAAGGCAAATAAGGAAGGGGAGGTAGTTCTACAAAAGGATAAGTTGAATCCTATTTTAGGAGGGGTTTAGGAGGGGTTCAATCTTCATTAATGGGAGATCTTGTATTGAATGCTCCTATTCCTATTGACTTCAGGATCGATGTTGATGCTAAAAAGGAAAATACTATTGATTGGGTGCATATGAGGTTTGAGACAAATAAGGAGGAATTAAGACAATGTAATGTAATTACTAATCAGTCATGTCAAGAAATTCCATCCCAAACGTATGATGATGCTGGGCAATTAGAGGATGGGAATGAAGTTAGTTCAAGAAATGTGTTATGGAGTGATGAGGCAGAGCTAATAGAAGCTAGAATGTGATCAAAAATCACAACTGAAGGCAAGGAAAATAGAGACAATATGCAGCTACAAAAAACTATCAAATTAGATGATGCTACAGTAAATCCTATCAGTTCCACAACTAGGGTTGATGATAGAGGGACATCAATGGAGGATCAGGTCAATGCCTCAGCTGGAGGGGATCATGGTAAATATATAGATGCAGGAAAACAAAGGTCTTCTCACACTACACCATTAGCCAAAGATCAGGTCAATGGAACAATACAATTTGGTTTTCCTGGGGAGATTTTGGCCTATGTAGATGGGGTTCCAGTTTATGCATTGATGAAGGAACAAGTTGGGAATGTTCCTAAGGATGTTGTAAAGGATACAGTGTGCCAAAATCAACAAACAGACAATGGGAAAGGGTCTGATCTCAATGGAACAGTAGCTACAGTAAATCCTAATATGAGTTCTGTGTATGAGCTTCAATTTAAAATGATGCAGGAGAAGCTAGGAGATATGGTTAGCAATTCTGACCATTATGAAGCAGCATTGACACCCTATGAACCAGGTGATGAAGCCATAGGTTCGGGAGAAAGTGAAGCATTGCCAATGGCATGTTCATCTGGAACTGGATCCCCCTTACATATCAAAGTTAATATGCCATTGAAATCACCTAATCAGGTACTAGATGACCTCATTACACATCAGGGGTTGCCCTTAGACATTCAGAATTCTTTGGTGGAGCAGCAACAACAATTTGAAGGGGAAGAAGATAATGAGTCTACAGTAGAGAATTTTAAAGGTGTGACGTGAGAAGGGGATGTATCTCCTACAACAGCTAATAGAagtggaaagaaaggaaagaaaaatcaacCTAAAGAGCCATTACAACCTACAAGAATTTTGCCTAGAAGGGCGGCCTCTGGAGCTTCATGATGATGATTAAAACACTCATATGGAATATAAGGTCTGTTAAAACTCAACAGGCCTTTCAGAGAGTGATCAATATGCAAAAGGAACATGGTTTTTTCATTGTAGCACCCATGGGGCCTTTACAGAAGAAGAAATTTCTTGACAAATATAGAAGAAGATTAGGTATGGAAGCTGCAATCTCTAATGTAAATAGCAAAATTTGGTTATTTTTTGATTCTATTGTGGAATGGGATCTCTTGAttgacactgagcaacaaatgaCCATCAGAGTGTATCATCAGGGTCTTGGTAAATATATTATGATGGCATTTGTATATGCTAAGTGCGGTGCATTAGAGAGGCTGGAATTATGGGACAATCTATACTATTTGGCTACTGATATGGAGCTGCCATGACTAGTAGGGGGTGATTTCAATGTAGTGTTGGGAGAGGAAGAGAAGATAGGTGGCCTACCAGTGTATCCTCTAGAGTATGAAGATTTTGCATTCTGTGTCAACTCTTGTGGATTGTTTGATCTTGGATACAAGGGTAGCCCTTTCACATGGTGGAATGGGAGGCCAAATGAAGAGTGTATCTTTAAAAGACTTGACAGAATCCTTGTGAACATGACCTTTCAATCCTTGTTTCCTACAATAGAGGTTGAGCACCTCATTAGAACAGGATCTGATCATGCACCACTTTTGATGAGCTGTGGAGAGGAAGCTATGAAAGTTGTTAAACCATTCAAGTTCTTAAACTTCTGGGCAAAACATGAAACTTTCTTATATGTGTTGAAGCAGAATTGGATGACTGACTTTATAGGGGACCCTTTCTTGATGTTCAAGCAAAAATTGAAGAGGGTTAAGATTGCTCTTTCAAAATGGAGTAAATTAACCTATGGGGATATCTTCAAGCAGCTGGCTATTAGGGAGGATGTGGTAAGGATTAAGGAGATGCTTTTTGAAGACGATCCTTCATTAGAGAATAGAATAGTACTTCAAAAAGCTCAAGCTAAGTTGAAGAAGTACTTGAGCATTGAGGAGCAATATTGGAAACAAAAGGCATGTATGACTTGGTTTGAAGAAGGAGATAGAAATACAAGGTTCTTCCATAATTGTGTCAATGGGAAGAGGCAAAAGTTACAATTAAAAAGGATCCAGAATAGTGATGGTTCATGGATTGAAGACCAAGACAAGTTATCTGAAACTGCAGTGGATTTTTTCCAGAAACAATTCACTAAGGAGGGGGATCCTACAAGCTTTGATTTGTTAAACAATGTACCTACAATGGACAAGGGAGCAAAACTTGGAACTATGTAGATTTCCTACTATGGAGGAGGTAAAGGCTGCTGTCTTTGCACTGAGGGGTGAAAGTGCAAGTGGTCCAGATGGTTACTCAGGTTTGTTCTTTCAAGCATGATGAGATATTGTGGGGAAAGATATTCACACATTGTTAATTGTGTTTTTTGAGGGCAGTCTATTGCCTAAATCAATAACACATACTAACCTTGTTTTATTGCCTAAAAAGCCTCAAATTCAAACATTCTCTGACCTTAGACCTATCAGATTGAGTAATTTTATTAACAAGGTATTCTCAAGGGTGGTGCATGATAGACTAGAAAAGATACTGCCTTCTTTGATTTCAAAAAATCAATCTGGTTTTGTCAAGGGAAGGAGTATCTTTGAGAATATTTTATTGACTCAAGAGATTGTTACTGATATAAGATTGAGAGGTAAGCCAACCAATGTGGTGATCAAATTAGATATGGCTAAGACATATGATAGGGTGTCTTGGAAATATTTGATGCATGCATTGAGGAGAATGGGGTTTGCAGAATGCTTTATAAACATGGTTTGGAATCTCATTGCTAACAATTGGTCTTCTGTTATGGTTAATGGACAAGCTTCTAGATTTTTTCACTCAACAAGGGGTGTGAAGCAAGGTAACCCTCTATCACCAGCTTTGTTTATTCTCTCAGCAGAGGTTTTATCAAGGTCATTGAATAATTTGTTTGAAGATAGGCAGTTTAGAGGTTTTGGTATGCCAAAATGGTCTGATCCATTGAATCATCTAGCTTATGAAGATGATACTATTATCTTTGCATCTGCTGATCCTTACTCCCTTCAGAAGATAGTAGATGTTTTGGCTTTGTATGAGACAACTTCTGGGCAGATGATCAATAAGGCAAAGATTTCGTATTATATGCACTCAAAGGTTGCTGGAAATTTGGTCAATGCAGTAACTAATATCACTGGTTTCTCTAAAGGCAGCTTCCCATTTACTTACCTTGGATGTCCAATTTTCTATACAAGAAGAAGGAAGGACTACTATAATGACCTGATCTAGAAGGTAAAGGTAAAGCTACACTCATGAAAAGGGAAATTACTATCTTATGGAGGTAAGGCCACATTGATCTCAAGTGTGCTTCAAAGTATACCTACACACATACTGTCAGTCCTTGATCCACCCGACAATGTCATAGTACATCTCCATAAAACTTTTGCGAGATTTTTCTGGAGCAATAAGGAAGAAGGGAGAAGTAGACATTGGACAAAGTGGCAAAATTTATGTCTTCCCAAGGAGGAGGGGGGATAGGTTTTAGATCATTGTTTGATGTCTCAAAAGCACTATTTGCAAAGCTTTGGTGGAGATTTAGAACTTCTAAATCCTTATGGTCAAACTTCATGTGGAATAAGTATTGCAAGAAAGAATTACCTACTGTGGTTCAGTTTAGGAGAGGCTCACATGTTTGGAGGAAAATGTTAGAGGCAAGAGATGAGGTGGAGCATGCAATCTTATGGGAAATGAATAGGGGATCTACTAATGTATGGCATGAGAATTGGACTGGCTTGGGAGCTTTATATCATGTATTGCCTCCAGACTTCCCTATAAATGAAGACTTGCAAGAGGTTGCTGAGCTGCGAGATGAAGATCAATAGAATGATGTACTCCTAGATCAAACATTCCCACAGGAGATTGTTGATCATATTAGACAAGAAGTTCATTTTTCTAATGATGATGAATACTGGGACACTCTAAGGTGGATGCCTACACCTTCAGGTAAGTTTACTATGAGTAGTGCATGGAGGATTTTGAGACATAGAGAACCGAATAATCCTGAATTTGCAAAGTTGTGGACCAAAGGATTACCTTTCAAAACCTCCTTCTTCTTATGGAGAGTTTGGAAAGGGAAGGTACCTACTGGTGATTTATGGAGGAGAGGGGGTTACATGGTGGTTTCTAAGTGCTGCTGTTGCTTGCCACCACAAGAAGACTCCTTCCAACATTTGTTCTTAACAAGTAATACTGCAAATAAGGTGTGGAAGACCTTCACTCAGGCTGCAGGATTGGTGATTAATATGGTATAGGTACATCAGGTTATAAGGGAATGGTGGAATGCAAAGTGTTGTCCAAAGCTTAGACCATTATTAAGGGTCATTCATGAAGTAAGCAAGACTTTGTACTATTTGGCAAATGTGAGGTATCCTTGGCTTCCTAGGATTCCACTTTTATGGCCAGAGATGATTAAGTTCTTTGAACACTACAAACCAGTTGTAGTCACTAAGAGAGTCACATGGCAATGTCCATATGAGGGACGGTTCAAATGTAATACTTATAGAGAATCAAGGGGGAATCCGGGTCCTAGTTCTTATGGCTTATGTGTTAGAGATCATAGTGGCAACTTGGTATTTGCAAAGGCAAGGGAGAGAGGGGAGGCAACTAATATTGTGGCAGAGGCAAAGGGAATTGTTGCATATTTGGTTTACTGTGTAGAGAGGCAGCTTCACCCTTTGATCATGGAGACTGACTCTTCAGTGATGAGGAAGATCATTGATGATGAATGGGAGACACCATGGTGTATAGGGCATAAGTGAGAAGGATCAAGGAGATAAAGAACATATATAATGTGTTGTTTCAACATGTGCTAAGGGAGGGCAACAAAGTGGTAGATTTTTTAGCTAACCTTATTTTCTCTTTTGCAGGTACAATCACATTTCATTCATTCCAGGAGTTGCCATCTGAAGGAAAAGTATTAATCAATATGGACAAAGCTCAGATTCCTAACTTAGAGTTAGGATTGCCAAGAGGAAAGCACCAGACTG
Coding sequences within:
- the LOC104210819 gene encoding uncharacterized protein produces the protein MGPLQKKKFLDKYRRRLGMEAAISNVNSKIWLFFDSIVEWDLLIDTEQQMTIRVYHQGLGGDFNVVLGEEEKIGGLPVYPLEYEDFAFCVNSCGLFDLGYKGSPFTWWNGRPNEECIFKRLDRILVNMTFQSLFPTIEVEHLIRTGSDHAPLLMSCGEEAMKVVKPFKFLNFWAKHETFLYVLKQNWMTDFIGDPFLMFKQKLKRVKIALSKWSKLTYGDIFKQLAIREDVVRIKEMLFEDDPSLENRIVLQKAQAKLKKYLSIEEQYWKQKACMTWFEEGDRNTRFFHNCVNGKRQKLQLKRIQNSDGSWIEDQDKLSETAVDFFQKQFTKEGDPTSFDLLNNVPTMDKGAKLGTM